A part of Leifsonia xyli subsp. xyli str. CTCB07 genomic DNA contains:
- a CDS encoding ATP-binding cassette domain-containing protein: protein MTLRGVGHRFPAGPWLFRGLDTVLRPGRVYALTGPSGSGKSTVLNLLAGWTAPAEVTVERRSPGRAAWVFQNPHGFPGRSAADHVALPLFAQGETTQCADAAARRLLARFGLAAAADRPFRSLSGGETQRLMLAVSPCVPGCSSWMSRPHSWTSLPPPR, encoded by the coding sequence GTGACGCTGCGGGGCGTCGGTCACCGTTTCCCGGCCGGCCCCTGGCTGTTCCGCGGTCTGGACACGGTGCTGCGGCCCGGCCGGGTGTACGCGCTGACCGGGCCGTCCGGATCCGGCAAGAGCACGGTGCTCAATCTTTTGGCGGGCTGGACCGCCCCGGCTGAGGTCACGGTGGAACGCCGATCGCCCGGCCGGGCGGCCTGGGTGTTCCAGAACCCGCACGGTTTCCCCGGACGGTCGGCTGCGGATCACGTCGCCCTGCCTCTGTTCGCCCAGGGGGAGACGACGCAGTGTGCGGATGCGGCGGCGCGGCGGCTGCTGGCCCGATTCGGGCTGGCGGCCGCGGCCGATCGCCCGTTCCGGTCCCTGTCGGGCGGAGAGACGCAGCGGTTGATGCTCGCGGTATCGCCGTGCGTCCCGGGCTGTTCCTCGTGGATGAGCCGACCGCACAGCTGGACATCGCTACCGCCGCCGAGGTGA
- a CDS encoding peptidoglycan-binding domain-containing protein: MRSSSAKIGLIGLALLVVASGGVAAGALFLTPAVPEILQTAADVGDVPVSQRSFEDKHTVEVVFSLAADTLITTQATGRITAFDCRSGSVFESGASNLSVDGSGVVNLATSVPLWRDLASGDTGEDVRALQTELTRLGFPVRADGTLGRATLRADADLLRRTGAAADTVDVVAATRFLWLPAARVAVE, translated from the coding sequence TTGCGCAGCAGCAGCGCGAAGATCGGCCTGATCGGGCTGGCGCTCCTGGTCGTCGCGTCGGGCGGCGTGGCAGCCGGTGCGCTGTTCTTGACTCCGGCCGTGCCGGAGATCCTGCAGACGGCCGCTGACGTCGGCGACGTCCCGGTGAGTCAGCGCTCCTTCGAGGACAAACACACGGTCGAAGTGGTGTTCTCCCTCGCGGCCGACACGCTCATCACCACGCAGGCGACGGGTCGGATCACCGCTTTCGATTGCCGGTCGGGGAGCGTGTTCGAGTCCGGGGCGAGCAACCTCTCCGTCGATGGTTCGGGTGTGGTGAACCTGGCGACGTCGGTCCCTCTCTGGCGCGACCTGGCATCCGGAGACACCGGAGAGGACGTGCGGGCCCTGCAGACCGAGCTCACACGGCTGGGGTTCCCGGTCCGTGCGGACGGAACGCTCGGCCGGGCGACGCTGCGCGCGGACGCCGATCTCCTTCGCCGGACCGGCGCGGCGGCGGACACGGTGGATGTCGTGGCGGCGACCCGCTTCCTGTGGCTTCCCGCCGCCCGCGTGGCGGTCGAGTAG
- a CDS encoding ribonucleotide-diphosphate reductase subunit beta, translating to MGILGTGIEEGLLLKPVKYQWAMDLYDQAVANTWFPNEIQIGEDIADFKKMTDEERHAVTFLMSYFNPNELLVNKALAFGVYPYINAAEAHLYLAKQMWEEANHCMSFEYVLETFPIDREQAYNSHVDVPSMASKEEFEVRFIKRMTEQALDITTTEGKQDFIRNLIAYNVILEGIWFYSGFMVALSFRQRNLLRNFGSLIDWVVRDESLHLKFGINLILTVLEENPDLQTPEFAAEIKQMILDAVEMEEQYNRDLLPGGILGLNANYINQYVKYLADRRLEELGFEAEYKVSNPAKWMATANDTLELVNFFESTNTSYESNAKASSGR from the coding sequence ATGGGCATCCTGGGAACCGGGATCGAAGAGGGCCTGCTGCTCAAGCCGGTGAAGTACCAGTGGGCGATGGACCTGTACGACCAGGCCGTCGCGAACACCTGGTTCCCGAACGAGATCCAGATCGGCGAGGACATCGCGGACTTCAAGAAGATGACCGACGAAGAGCGTCACGCGGTCACCTTCCTGATGAGCTACTTCAACCCGAACGAACTGCTGGTGAACAAGGCGCTCGCGTTCGGCGTCTACCCCTACATCAACGCGGCCGAGGCGCACCTCTACCTCGCCAAGCAGATGTGGGAGGAGGCCAACCACTGCATGTCGTTCGAGTACGTCCTGGAGACGTTCCCGATCGACCGCGAGCAGGCGTACAACTCCCACGTGGATGTGCCGTCGATGGCGAGCAAGGAGGAATTCGAGGTCCGCTTCATCAAGCGGATGACCGAGCAGGCGCTCGACATCACGACGACCGAGGGCAAGCAGGACTTCATCCGCAACCTCATCGCGTACAACGTCATCCTCGAAGGCATCTGGTTCTACTCGGGCTTCATGGTCGCGCTGTCGTTCCGCCAGCGGAACCTGCTGCGCAACTTCGGCTCGCTCATCGACTGGGTGGTGCGCGACGAGTCGCTGCACCTGAAGTTCGGCATCAACCTCATCCTCACCGTTCTCGAAGAGAACCCGGACCTGCAGACGCCCGAATTCGCGGCCGAGATCAAACAGATGATCCTGGACGCCGTGGAGATGGAAGAGCAGTACAACCGCGACCTCCTGCCCGGCGGCATCCTGGGCCTCAATGCCAACTACATCAACCAGTACGTCAAGTACCTGGCCGACCGCCGCCTGGAGGAGCTGGGCTTCGAGGCCGAGTACAAGGTCTCCAACCCGGCCAAGTGGATGGCGACCGCCAACGACACCCTGGAACTGGTGAACTTCTTCGAGTCGACCAACACCTCGTACGAGTCGAACGCGAAGGCGTCGAGCGGCCGCTGA
- a CDS encoding ribonucleoside-diphosphate reductase subunit alpha, producing MAITVVKRNGEREPYDANKINLAIEHAAAGLDENITWVTQIASELELTLFDGITTQQLDEAVIQVALQNVKDDPAFDIVAARLLLKIIYKRVLGDYASGTDGDNAELVELHARHFRGYIERGVSETLLDSRFTGLFDLDRLAGHLDPSRDELLKYIGVVTLNNRYGIKARNGDSLEVPQYFWMRIAMGLSLNETDPTSHAIAFYHKMSKLEYLAAGSTLVNAGTAYPQLSNCFVMEMQDDIEHIAKSVRDVMWLTKGTGGIGLSVTKLRSQGSPIRSNNTTSTGPIPFMHTIDSVLRAVSRGGKKFGALCFYMENWHLDFPEFLDLRQNSGDPYRRTRTANTAVWTSDEFMKRVQNDQDWYLFDPLEVADLNELYGKAFSERYAEYAVMAEAGELRMFKKISARAQFKDILMSLQTTSHPWLTWKDTINNRALNNNTGAIHLSNLCTEITLPQDRDNVSVCNLASINLSRHLVDGERANGLEMDWARLEESARQAVRQLDNLIDITVSSVPEADFSNQQNRAIGLGVMGFTDVVERLGFSYESEEAYALIDEIMEHVSYAAIDESADLAQERGAYPNFEGSRWSQGLVPYDSIALAEADRGIPITVDRTIRLDWDRLREKVKGGMRNATLMAIAPTASIGLVAGTTPGFDPQFSQIFSRSTSSGKFLEVNRNLVEALQERGLWEETRESILRSQGDIQGIAAIPDEIKAAFKTSFQLSPHAFIEVAARAQKWIDQAISRNMYLETRDIGDMMDIYAAAWEKGVKTTYYLHMKPRHQAEQSTVKVNKSEEISGGRKGFASVGAGVPPAVVAEPAAAPAPVAPARRGFGFGGLTGGDKR from the coding sequence GTGGCCATCACTGTCGTGAAGCGTAACGGCGAGCGGGAGCCGTACGACGCCAACAAGATCAACCTCGCGATCGAGCACGCTGCGGCGGGGTTGGACGAGAACATCACTTGGGTCACGCAGATCGCGAGCGAGCTTGAGCTGACCCTGTTCGACGGCATCACCACCCAGCAGCTCGACGAGGCGGTCATCCAGGTCGCGCTCCAGAATGTGAAGGACGACCCCGCCTTCGACATCGTCGCCGCCCGTCTCCTCCTAAAGATCATCTATAAGCGCGTCCTCGGCGACTACGCGAGCGGGACGGACGGAGACAACGCCGAGCTGGTCGAGTTGCACGCCCGGCACTTCCGCGGGTACATCGAGCGCGGCGTCTCCGAGACCCTCCTCGACTCGCGCTTCACCGGCCTCTTCGACCTCGACCGCCTCGCTGGCCACCTCGACCCCTCGCGCGACGAACTGCTCAAGTACATCGGCGTCGTCACCCTCAACAACCGCTACGGCATCAAGGCTCGCAACGGCGATTCGCTCGAGGTCCCGCAGTACTTCTGGATGCGCATCGCCATGGGTCTCTCCCTCAACGAAACCGACCCGACGAGCCACGCCATCGCGTTTTACCACAAGATGTCGAAGCTCGAATACCTCGCCGCCGGCTCCACGCTGGTCAACGCCGGAACCGCCTACCCGCAGCTCTCCAACTGCTTCGTGATGGAGATGCAGGACGACATCGAGCACATCGCGAAGTCGGTCCGGGATGTCATGTGGCTGACCAAGGGCACCGGCGGCATCGGCCTCTCCGTCACGAAGCTTCGCTCCCAGGGCTCGCCCATCCGGTCGAACAACACCACCTCCACCGGCCCGATCCCGTTCATGCACACGATCGACTCGGTGCTGCGCGCGGTCAGCCGCGGCGGCAAGAAGTTCGGCGCGCTCTGCTTCTACATGGAGAACTGGCACCTGGATTTCCCGGAGTTCCTGGACCTGCGCCAGAACTCGGGCGACCCCTACCGCCGCACCCGCACCGCCAACACCGCGGTCTGGACCAGCGACGAGTTCATGAAGCGCGTCCAGAACGACCAGGACTGGTACCTCTTCGACCCGCTGGAGGTCGCGGACCTCAACGAGCTGTACGGCAAAGCGTTCTCCGAGCGCTACGCCGAGTACGCCGTGATGGCCGAGGCCGGCGAGCTACGCATGTTCAAGAAGATCAGCGCGCGCGCGCAGTTCAAGGACATCCTGATGAGCCTCCAGACCACCAGCCACCCGTGGCTGACCTGGAAGGACACCATCAACAACCGCGCCCTCAACAACAACACGGGCGCCATCCACCTCTCGAACCTCTGCACCGAGATCACGCTGCCGCAGGATCGCGACAACGTCTCCGTCTGCAACCTGGCTTCGATCAACCTCTCGCGCCACCTGGTCGATGGGGAGCGGGCCAATGGACTCGAGATGGACTGGGCCCGCCTTGAGGAGAGTGCGCGTCAGGCGGTCCGCCAGCTGGACAACCTGATCGACATCACGGTGTCGAGCGTGCCGGAGGCGGACTTCTCGAACCAGCAGAACCGCGCGATCGGCCTCGGCGTCATGGGCTTCACCGATGTGGTGGAGCGGCTCGGCTTCAGCTACGAGAGCGAAGAGGCCTACGCGCTCATCGACGAGATCATGGAGCATGTCTCCTACGCCGCCATCGACGAGAGCGCCGACCTGGCCCAGGAGCGCGGCGCGTACCCGAACTTCGAGGGCTCGCGCTGGTCACAGGGTCTCGTCCCCTACGACTCGATCGCGCTCGCCGAGGCCGACCGCGGCATCCCGATCACGGTGGACCGCACCATCCGCCTCGACTGGGACCGCCTGCGCGAGAAGGTCAAGGGGGGGATGCGCAACGCGACTCTCATGGCCATCGCGCCGACCGCGTCCATCGGCCTCGTCGCGGGCACCACGCCCGGCTTCGACCCGCAGTTCTCGCAGATCTTCAGCCGGTCGACCTCCTCGGGCAAGTTTCTGGAGGTCAACCGCAACCTCGTCGAGGCGCTGCAGGAGCGCGGGCTGTGGGAGGAAACCCGGGAGTCCATCCTGCGCTCGCAGGGCGACATCCAGGGAATCGCGGCGATCCCCGACGAGATCAAGGCGGCGTTCAAGACGAGCTTCCAGCTCTCGCCGCACGCCTTCATCGAGGTCGCGGCGCGTGCGCAGAAGTGGATCGACCAGGCCATCAGCCGCAACATGTACCTGGAGACCCGCGACATCGGCGACATGATGGACATCTACGCCGCGGCCTGGGAGAAGGGCGTCAAGACGACGTACTACCTCCACATGAAGCCGCGCCACCAGGCCGAGCAGTCGACCGTCAAAGTCAACAAGTCCGAGGAGATCTCGGGCGGACGCAAGGGCTTCGCGAGCGTCGGCGCGGGGGTTCCCCCCGCCGTCGTGGCCGAGCCCGCCGCCGCTCCGGCTCCCGTTGCGCCCGCTCGCCGCGGGTTCGGCTTCGGAGGTCTCACGGGAGGTGACAAGCGATGA
- a CDS encoding MFS transporter — protein MSTYSNLLRTPGVGRIIAAQLTARFPFGMLSLAFLLHIEHIHRSYGAAGLVLGAMSVGQAIAGPMTSRLMGVLGMRAVLWTTLLLCAAAVAGIGLLRMPIPLTMAVAFFAGLSMPPIQPAVRTIYPKMVNSRQLTPLFSLDASAQEIIWIAGPVAITFVSTQIGTVEGILMSVAIMLLGGFWFISSPEVGRVRIPRSKRRFGVVLARPPVLLATVVGFLLIGSCAAVEAGVVATFGEGSPFAGIVLAIWSLGSLVGGLAFGHVPIGPWATARRMLIVFVGVLLSTFMLWSWWGLSLTLIIAGLGIAPALAVLFAIVSASVKFSDTAEAYGWVGTGQLIGAALGSALAGFLIDSSGPVGAFWIAGAFAFAGFVVPALAHRVHPDLRGRDASPLPDTEPVPVQPS, from the coding sequence GTGAGCACCTATTCGAACCTGTTGAGAACACCCGGGGTGGGGCGCATCATCGCCGCGCAGCTGACCGCCCGGTTCCCTTTCGGCATGCTCTCGCTGGCGTTCCTGCTGCACATCGAGCACATCCACCGCAGCTACGGCGCAGCCGGTCTCGTGCTCGGCGCAATGAGCGTCGGACAGGCGATCGCCGGCCCGATGACCAGCCGACTGATGGGCGTGCTCGGGATGCGGGCCGTCCTCTGGACGACGCTGCTCCTGTGCGCGGCGGCCGTCGCCGGGATCGGCCTCCTGCGGATGCCGATCCCGCTCACGATGGCCGTCGCGTTCTTCGCCGGGCTCAGCATGCCGCCCATCCAGCCCGCGGTCCGCACGATCTACCCGAAGATGGTGAACTCGCGGCAGCTGACGCCGCTGTTCTCGCTGGATGCGTCCGCGCAGGAGATCATCTGGATCGCAGGGCCCGTCGCGATCACCTTCGTCTCCACGCAGATCGGCACGGTCGAGGGCATCCTGATGTCCGTGGCGATCATGCTGCTCGGCGGGTTCTGGTTCATCTCCTCCCCCGAGGTCGGGCGGGTGCGCATCCCGCGCAGCAAGCGACGCTTCGGGGTCGTGCTCGCGCGTCCGCCGGTGCTGCTGGCGACGGTCGTCGGGTTCCTGCTGATCGGTTCTTGTGCGGCGGTCGAAGCCGGTGTGGTGGCGACCTTCGGCGAGGGGTCGCCGTTCGCGGGGATCGTGCTGGCCATCTGGTCGCTCGGCTCACTGGTGGGCGGCCTCGCGTTCGGGCACGTCCCGATCGGACCCTGGGCGACAGCACGGCGGATGCTGATCGTGTTCGTCGGCGTGCTGCTCTCCACCTTCATGCTGTGGTCGTGGTGGGGCCTCTCGCTCACGCTCATCATCGCCGGACTCGGCATCGCGCCCGCACTGGCGGTGCTGTTCGCGATCGTGTCGGCGAGCGTGAAGTTCTCCGACACCGCGGAGGCCTACGGCTGGGTCGGCACCGGACAGCTCATCGGAGCCGCGCTCGGCTCGGCGCTTGCGGGCTTCCTCATCGACAGCAGCGGCCCCGTCGGCGCGTTCTGGATCGCGGGTGCGTTCGCGTTCGCCGGTTTCGTCGTTCCGGCGCTCGCGCACCGCGTCCACCCGGACCTGCGCGGACGCGACGCCTCCCCCCTCCCGGACACCGAGCCGGTGCCGGTGCAGCCGTCCTAG
- a CDS encoding trypsin-like serine peptidase has product MRSATPLEDSLAERGASPRSHTATTEPANSEPRIVVNPVEPTESAATNEPPRAMASVGKLFFDGPDTHGHVCSGAIVASRSGNLVHTAGHCVYDPKKPWMKGWMKNFFFVPSYADGTGPLGGWNGNLAYALTPWMKSGDFSHDQAFISFYPHSEGESMQQYFGGNGLTFNESTSRDGVTIYGYPAAAPYQGNIQHYCSGKTSWHRPASDTTMGCPMTHGSDGGPWYSSLTDDHVGMIYAVTSRRGKDSSGNPYLIATPNTYKVRDLYNSANT; this is encoded by the coding sequence ATGCGCTCGGCCACTCCCCTCGAGGACAGCCTCGCCGAGCGCGGCGCGAGCCCCCGCAGCCACACCGCCACGACCGAACCGGCGAACAGCGAACCGCGGATCGTGGTGAATCCTGTAGAGCCGACCGAGAGCGCCGCGACGAACGAACCGCCCCGGGCGATGGCCAGCGTGGGAAAACTGTTCTTCGATGGTCCTGACACCCACGGACATGTGTGCAGCGGCGCCATCGTCGCCAGTCGCAGCGGCAACCTGGTCCACACCGCAGGACACTGCGTTTATGATCCTAAGAAGCCATGGATGAAGGGATGGATGAAGAATTTCTTCTTCGTCCCCAGCTACGCAGACGGAACGGGTCCGCTCGGAGGATGGAACGGCAATTTGGCATACGCGTTAACGCCTTGGATGAAAAGTGGAGACTTTTCGCACGACCAGGCTTTCATCTCCTTCTACCCCCACAGCGAGGGTGAATCTATGCAGCAGTACTTCGGCGGGAACGGCCTCACGTTCAATGAGAGCACCAGCCGCGATGGGGTGACCATCTACGGTTACCCGGCCGCAGCCCCCTATCAGGGCAACATCCAGCACTACTGCTCGGGAAAAACCAGCTGGCATCGGCCTGCGTCAGACACCACGATGGGCTGTCCGATGACCCACGGCTCCGACGGTGGCCCCTGGTACTCATCTCTTACCGATGACCACGTCGGCATGATCTACGCTGTCACGTCTCGGAGAGGGAAGGATAGTTCCGGGAACCCATACCTCATCGCCACGCCCAACACGTACAAGGTCCGCGACCTCTACAACTCCGCCAACACCTGA
- a CDS encoding acyl-CoA dehydrogenase family protein, whose amino-acid sequence MTEQDILTTERLERFRGRAAEYDAENRFFAEDLAELAEAGYLTALVPAEFGGLGLSLEQTARLQVRLAGAAPATALAVNMHLVWTGIPKTLRDRDDDSLEFVLREAGAGEVFAFGLSEAGNDLVLFGSTTEARPEPDGGYRFFGAKIFTSLSPAWTRLGTMGLDTASADGPKIVYGFIERTGGGFEIREDWDTLGMRATQSNTTVLDGAPARADRIVRRLDPGPNLDPLVFAIFANFEILLAAVYTGIGARALELGVAAAKRRTSLKNNGRSYANDPDIRWRVAEAAIDQDALLPQLDAIARDVDALADHGPQWFPQLVRMKVRATETARRVVDQAIRVSGGSVFFAGNELGRLYRDVLAGIFHPSDAESAHTTVANAWLGPIEE is encoded by the coding sequence GTGACCGAGCAGGACATCCTGACCACGGAGCGTCTCGAACGCTTCCGCGGCCGCGCCGCCGAGTACGACGCCGAGAACCGCTTCTTCGCGGAGGACCTCGCCGAGCTGGCGGAGGCGGGCTACCTGACAGCGCTCGTGCCGGCCGAGTTCGGTGGCCTGGGGCTGAGCCTCGAGCAAACCGCACGGCTCCAGGTCCGGCTAGCCGGGGCCGCGCCCGCCACCGCGCTCGCGGTGAACATGCACCTCGTCTGGACCGGCATCCCCAAGACGCTGCGCGACCGCGACGACGACTCGCTGGAGTTCGTGCTCCGGGAGGCCGGCGCCGGCGAGGTGTTCGCCTTCGGCCTGAGCGAAGCGGGCAACGACCTCGTGCTGTTCGGCTCGACCACGGAGGCCCGGCCCGAGCCGGACGGCGGCTACCGCTTCTTCGGCGCTAAGATCTTCACCTCCCTCTCCCCCGCCTGGACCCGGCTCGGCACAATGGGCCTCGACACGGCGAGCGCAGACGGCCCCAAGATCGTCTACGGCTTCATCGAGCGCACGGGCGGCGGCTTCGAGATCCGCGAGGACTGGGACACGCTCGGGATGCGCGCGACGCAGAGCAACACCACCGTGCTCGACGGCGCCCCCGCCCGCGCTGACCGCATAGTGCGCCGTCTCGACCCCGGCCCGAACCTCGACCCGCTGGTCTTCGCGATCTTCGCGAACTTCGAGATCCTGCTCGCTGCCGTCTACACCGGTATCGGGGCGCGGGCCCTGGAACTCGGGGTCGCGGCGGCCAAGCGCCGGACAAGCCTCAAGAACAACGGCCGCAGCTACGCGAACGACCCGGACATCCGGTGGCGCGTCGCCGAAGCGGCGATCGACCAGGACGCGCTGCTGCCCCAGCTGGATGCGATCGCCCGGGATGTCGACGCGCTCGCGGACCACGGACCGCAGTGGTTCCCCCAGCTCGTCAGGATGAAGGTCCGCGCCACCGAGACCGCCCGCCGGGTGGTCGACCAGGCGATCCGCGTCTCCGGCGGGTCCGTCTTCTTCGCGGGGAACGAACTCGGCCGGCTGTACCGCGACGTGCTCGCCGGCATCTTCCACCCATCCGATGCCGAGTCCGCACACACCACCGTCGCGAACGCCTGGCTCGGTCCGATCGAGGAGTGA
- a CDS encoding aminopeptidase P family protein, protein MRPITAEHYTARLRRGAAQAREAGFDGLLVSPGPDLAYFAGYLPVATTERITLLVIPAADEIEPTMLVPILERTSAADTIAAGSFRLLDWRDGDDEYAPAAELLRPGGRYAVSDATWAMHLLALQAKLPAVRFEAFSTALPMLRAVKGMDEIDRLAAAGAAADATFEDILGVRFAGRTENEVAADLARLLRAHGHSQVDFTIVGSGPNGANPHHETGERTILEGDMVVLDFGGIMDGYGSDTTRTVHVGEPTDEEHEVFEVVKRAQQTAFDTVTAGVPCQKIDRAARAVIREAGYGDHFIHRVGHGIGTTTHEPPYLVEGEERPIEAGMCFSIEPGVYLPGRFGIRIEDIVVADVDGAHRLNNTSRELHIVQ, encoded by the coding sequence ATGCGCCCCATCACCGCCGAGCACTACACAGCACGCCTCCGCCGGGGCGCCGCCCAGGCCCGCGAGGCGGGTTTCGACGGTCTGCTGGTCTCACCCGGCCCCGACCTGGCGTACTTCGCCGGCTACCTGCCCGTGGCGACCACCGAACGGATCACGCTGCTCGTCATCCCGGCGGCGGACGAGATCGAGCCGACGATGCTGGTGCCGATCCTCGAGCGCACCAGCGCGGCGGACACGATCGCCGCCGGCTCCTTCCGGCTTCTGGACTGGCGCGATGGCGACGACGAATACGCGCCGGCGGCCGAGTTGCTCCGTCCCGGCGGCCGCTACGCCGTCTCCGACGCCACCTGGGCGATGCACCTGCTCGCGCTGCAGGCCAAGCTGCCCGCCGTCCGGTTCGAAGCGTTCTCGACGGCGCTGCCGATGCTTCGCGCGGTGAAGGGGATGGACGAGATCGACCGGCTCGCCGCCGCGGGCGCGGCGGCGGACGCGACTTTCGAGGACATCCTGGGCGTCCGCTTCGCCGGACGCACCGAGAACGAGGTCGCCGCCGACCTCGCCCGGCTCCTGCGCGCGCACGGACACTCGCAGGTGGACTTCACCATCGTCGGCTCCGGTCCGAACGGTGCGAACCCGCACCACGAGACCGGTGAGCGCACGATCCTGGAGGGCGACATGGTCGTGCTCGATTTCGGCGGCATCATGGACGGCTACGGCTCCGACACGACCAGGACCGTGCATGTCGGCGAGCCGACCGACGAGGAGCACGAGGTCTTCGAGGTCGTCAAACGCGCCCAGCAGACCGCCTTCGACACGGTCACCGCCGGCGTGCCGTGCCAGAAGATCGACCGCGCCGCGCGGGCGGTGATCCGGGAGGCCGGCTACGGCGACCACTTCATCCACCGGGTGGGCCACGGCATCGGGACGACGACGCACGAGCCGCCGTACCTGGTCGAGGGCGAGGAGCGGCCCATCGAGGCGGGGATGTGCTTCTCGATCGAGCCCGGCGTCTACCTGCCCGGCCGGTTCGGCATCCGCATCGAGGACATCGTGGTCGCCGATGTGGACGGCGCGCACCGGCTGAACAACACCAGCCGCGAGCTGCACATCGTCCAGTGA
- a CDS encoding DUF3054 domain-containing protein, with product MNSGRTGARWRAALLAFLLDAVLVFVFVLVGRRSHGEASGLGGILTTSWPFLVGLLAGWLVTGAWRRPFAIVWPGIPVWLMTVALGMLIRTSAGQGVQPSFIAVAFVALGVLLVGWRLIALPLVRHRARLSAMRGRRSLSPRRR from the coding sequence GTGAATTCTGGGCGGACCGGGGCCCGCTGGCGGGCAGCGCTTCTGGCGTTCCTCCTCGACGCCGTCCTCGTGTTCGTCTTCGTTCTCGTCGGTCGCCGCAGCCACGGGGAGGCCTCCGGTCTCGGTGGCATCCTGACGACTTCCTGGCCCTTCCTGGTCGGTCTCCTCGCGGGCTGGCTGGTCACCGGGGCCTGGCGCCGCCCGTTCGCGATCGTCTGGCCCGGCATCCCGGTCTGGCTCATGACCGTCGCGCTCGGGATGCTGATCCGCACCTCCGCGGGCCAGGGTGTGCAGCCCAGTTTCATCGCGGTGGCGTTCGTGGCGCTCGGAGTCTTGCTGGTGGGCTGGCGGCTGATCGCGCTGCCGCTGGTGCGGCACCGGGCGCGCCTGAGCGCCATGCGAGGGCGGAGATCGCTGTCGCCACGGCGAAGATAG
- a CDS encoding HNH endonuclease yields MKTLVLNAGYEPLAVVSFKRAIVLVMNHKATVLESDRDHPVWSIAGSWDRPSVILLTRYVRIPHGRAVPVSRRGVLRRDMHRCAYCGKSATTIDHVLPRSRGGRDSWENLVACCLRCNNVKSDKTPGEMGWTLSFTPYAPHDASWVVRGTEGALAEWQGYLAPAA; encoded by the coding sequence ATGAAGACTCTGGTCCTCAACGCCGGCTACGAACCTCTTGCGGTCGTCTCCTTCAAGCGCGCCATCGTCCTGGTGATGAACCACAAGGCGACCGTCCTCGAAAGCGACCGAGACCACCCTGTTTGGAGCATCGCCGGCAGCTGGGACCGCCCCTCCGTCATCCTCCTCACCCGCTATGTCCGCATTCCCCACGGCCGAGCCGTCCCGGTGAGCCGCCGTGGTGTCCTCCGGCGCGATATGCACCGCTGCGCCTACTGCGGCAAGTCCGCCACGACCATCGACCATGTCCTGCCCCGCTCCCGCGGAGGCCGCGACTCCTGGGAGAACCTCGTCGCCTGCTGCCTGCGCTGCAACAACGTCAAGAGCGACAAAACCCCCGGGGAGATGGGCTGGACGCTCTCCTTCACCCCCTATGCCCCCCACGATGCCTCCTGGGTCGTGCGCGGGACCGAGGGCGCCCTCGCAGAGTGGCAGGGCTACCTCGCTCCCGCCGCGTGA
- a CDS encoding C40 family peptidase, with translation MAHSDTLGLTQDGASQDPHSTPQDSALLSVSRRSLRAERETGMVTRSTWGPAGSAVSSTGAAATAAKPDGKRKGGWALNVAAIGVATGIVATMSIPAFAFNPDEAGSSAFGPTAADSMKKAQSQSVEVSDVVSSTAGREAVSATTEQQLAAQKAAADAEVARQRAAVTLTRYATSYSGPSVQQFLAKPPYPDFSLDRVFSVAQQYVGTPYIYGGSTPAGFDCSGYVMYVYAQFGISLPHSVSGQAAQGKTISIEDARPGDLVIMPGHDGFYAGNGNILDAPTQGKAVSIRPIWTDNYRIVRLGI, from the coding sequence TTGGCACACTCTGATACGCTCGGTCTCACCCAGGACGGGGCCTCTCAGGACCCTCACTCCACCCCTCAGGATTCCGCTCTCCTCTCTGTGTCGCGCCGGTCTCTCCGCGCCGAGCGAGAGACCGGGATGGTCACCCGCTCGACATGGGGGCCAGCTGGGTCCGCGGTCTCCTCGACGGGTGCTGCCGCGACCGCCGCCAAGCCGGACGGCAAGCGCAAGGGCGGCTGGGCTCTCAACGTCGCGGCGATCGGCGTCGCGACCGGCATCGTCGCCACCATGTCCATCCCCGCCTTCGCTTTCAACCCGGACGAAGCCGGGAGTTCGGCTTTCGGCCCCACAGCCGCCGATAGCATGAAGAAAGCGCAATCGCAGAGCGTCGAGGTCAGCGACGTCGTCTCCTCGACAGCCGGCCGCGAGGCTGTCAGCGCGACCACCGAGCAGCAGCTCGCCGCTCAGAAGGCTGCCGCTGACGCCGAGGTTGCCCGCCAGCGCGCCGCGGTCACGCTGACCCGCTACGCGACCAGCTACTCCGGCCCCTCCGTCCAGCAATTCCTGGCCAAACCGCCATACCCGGACTTCAGCCTCGACCGGGTGTTCTCAGTCGCCCAGCAGTACGTCGGAACGCCCTACATCTACGGCGGCTCCACCCCCGCCGGCTTCGACTGCTCCGGCTACGTGATGTACGTCTACGCGCAGTTCGGCATCTCCCTGCCGCACTCCGTGTCGGGCCAGGCCGCTCAGGGCAAGACGATCTCCATCGAAGACGCCCGCCCCGGCGACCTCGTCATCATGCCCGGCCACGACGGTTTCTACGCGGGAAACGGCAACATCCTGGACGCTCCCACGCAGGGCAAGGCGGTCTCCATCCGGCCGATCTGGACCGACAACTACCGCATCGTCCGCCTGGGGATCTGA